A section of the Tenrec ecaudatus isolate mTenEca1 chromosome 10, mTenEca1.hap1, whole genome shotgun sequence genome encodes:
- the LOC142458002 gene encoding large ribosomal subunit protein uL24-like has translation MKSNPFVTSVRSKNRKRHFNAPSHVRRKIMSSPLSKELRQKYNVRSMPICKDDEVQVVRGPYKGQQIGKVAQVCRKKYVIYIERVQRERANGTTVHVGIHPSEVEIMRLKLDKDRKKMLERKAKSRQVGKEKGKDKEESLEKMQE, from the coding sequence ATGAAGTCCAATCCCTTTGTGACTTCGGTCCGGAGCAAAAACCGGAAAAGGCATTTCAATGCCCCTTCCCACGTTCGCAGGAAGATTATGTCTTCCCCGCTTTCCAAGGAACTGAGACAGAAATACAATGTTCGGTCCATGCCTATCTGCAAGGATGATGAAGTTCAGGTTGTGCGAGGACCCTACAAAGGTCAGCAGATTGGCAAAGTGGCCCAGGTTTGCCGGAAGAAGTACGTCATCTACATTGAGCGGGTGCAGCGAGAGAGAGCTAACGGCACCACTGTCCATGTGGGCATTCACCCCAGTGAGGTGGAGATTATGAGGTTAAAACTGGACAAAGACCGCAAAAAGATGCTGGAGCGGAAAGCCAAATCTCGCCAAGTAGGAAAGGAAAAGGGCAAAGACAAGGAAGAATCACTTGAGAAGATGCAAGAGTAA